In Pedobacter sp. SL55, the following proteins share a genomic window:
- a CDS encoding pyridoxal phosphate-dependent aminotransferase, which yields MSILSDRINNLSESATLKMTKLGRELAAKGVNVISLSVGEPDFNTPVHVKEAAKKALDDNFTRYSPVPGYPDLRQAIVNKLKTENNLDYDISQIVVSTGAKQSLSNVILTLINPGDEVIIPTPYWVSYSEMVTLAEGKSVFIDASIESDFKITPAQLEAAITPKSKLFMFSSPNNPTGTVYSKDELAALAKVFEKHPNIFILSDEIYEHINFVDQHESIAQFESIKDRVIIVNGFSKAFAMTGWRLGYIAASKEIAAANDKLQGQTTSGTCSIAQRAGIVAYEQGLDTVNEMKKAFARRRQLVYDLLKDIPGVKTNLPEGAFYFFPEISSFFGKKDADGNVIKGSGDLALYLLNVGHVATVGGDSFGNDNYIRLSYAASDESLVEALRRIKEALGKLS from the coding sequence ATGAGCATTTTATCAGACAGAATAAATAACCTATCAGAATCAGCTACGCTAAAAATGACCAAATTAGGTCGCGAGTTAGCTGCAAAAGGCGTAAATGTAATTAGTTTAAGCGTTGGAGAACCAGATTTTAATACGCCAGTGCATGTTAAGGAAGCTGCAAAAAAAGCATTAGACGATAACTTTACCCGTTACTCGCCAGTACCTGGATATCCAGATTTGCGCCAAGCCATAGTGAACAAGCTTAAAACAGAAAACAACCTTGATTACGACATTTCGCAAATTGTGGTTTCTACAGGTGCAAAGCAGTCACTTTCTAATGTGATCCTTACTTTAATTAACCCAGGCGATGAAGTAATTATCCCTACTCCTTATTGGGTTTCATATTCTGAAATGGTAACGCTTGCCGAAGGTAAATCTGTTTTCATCGATGCATCTATAGAAAGCGATTTTAAAATTACCCCAGCGCAATTAGAAGCTGCAATTACTCCAAAAAGTAAATTGTTCATGTTCTCTTCGCCAAATAACCCAACGGGTACGGTTTATAGCAAAGATGAGTTGGCTGCTTTAGCTAAGGTATTCGAAAAACATCCTAACATTTTCATCCTTTCTGATGAGATTTACGAGCATATCAACTTTGTTGACCAACATGAATCTATTGCCCAGTTTGAAAGCATTAAAGACCGTGTAATCATCGTAAACGGCTTCTCAAAAGCATTTGCAATGACCGGATGGCGTTTAGGTTACATCGCTGCTAGTAAAGAAATTGCTGCTGCCAATGATAAATTGCAAGGCCAAACCACCTCAGGAACTTGTTCTATTGCGCAACGTGCAGGTATTGTGGCTTACGAGCAAGGTTTAGATACGGTTAACGAAATGAAAAAAGCTTTCGCTCGTCGCCGTCAATTGGTTTACGATTTATTGAAAGATATTCCAGGTGTTAAAACCAATCTTCCAGAAGGCGCATTTTATTTCTTCCCAGAAATCAGTTCGTTCTTCGGCAAAAAAGATGCTGATGGCAATGTAATTAAAGGTTCTGGCGACTTAGCACTTTACCTTTTAAATGTTGGCCATGTGGCCACTGTAGGTGGCGATAGTTTCGGTAACGATAACTACATCCGTTTGTCTTACGCAGCATCAGACGAAAGTTTGGTAGAAGCTTTAAGAAGAATTAAAGAAGCGTTAGGCAAATTGAGCTAG